One window of Streptomyces sp. FIT100 genomic DNA carries:
- a CDS encoding 4-(cytidine 5'-diphospho)-2-C-methyl-D-erythritol kinase, whose translation MSVTVRVPAKVNVQLAVGGVREDGYHDLANVFLAVGLYDEVTVAPAETLTVTCSGPGADQVPLDRTNLAARAAELLAARHGIDPAVHIHIAKDIPVAGGMAGGSADGAGALLACDALWSTGASRDELLDICAELGSDVPFSLVGGAALGTGRGERLTVLPVGGMFHWVFAVADGGLSTPAVYREFDRLNEAVDVPAPVASPVLLDALGTGDATALAYALVNDLQPAALSLRPSLADTLTAGTEAGALAALVSGSGPTTAFLAKDADAAAGIAEALLASGTCRSARVAAAPAQGATIL comes from the coding sequence GTGAGCGTCACCGTACGGGTACCGGCCAAGGTCAACGTCCAGCTGGCCGTGGGCGGCGTCCGCGAGGACGGATACCACGACCTCGCCAACGTCTTCCTCGCCGTCGGCCTGTACGACGAGGTCACGGTGGCGCCGGCCGAGACGCTGACCGTCACCTGCTCGGGCCCCGGCGCGGACCAGGTCCCCCTCGACCGTACGAACCTCGCCGCCCGCGCCGCGGAACTGCTCGCCGCCCGCCACGGCATCGACCCGGCCGTCCACATCCACATCGCCAAGGACATCCCCGTCGCCGGCGGCATGGCGGGCGGCAGCGCCGACGGCGCGGGCGCGCTGCTGGCCTGCGACGCGCTGTGGTCCACAGGGGCGTCGCGGGACGAACTCCTCGACATCTGCGCCGAACTCGGCAGCGACGTGCCGTTCAGTCTGGTCGGCGGTGCGGCGCTCGGTACCGGGCGCGGGGAACGGCTCACGGTCCTGCCGGTCGGCGGCATGTTCCACTGGGTCTTCGCGGTGGCCGACGGAGGTCTGTCGACCCCCGCCGTGTACCGCGAGTTCGACCGCCTGAACGAGGCGGTGGACGTTCCCGCGCCGGTGGCGTCCCCGGTGCTGCTCGACGCCCTGGGCACGGGTGACGCGACGGCCCTGGCGTACGCGCTCGTGAACGACCTCCAGCCCGCCGCGCTGTCCCTGCGGCCGTCCCTCGCCGACACGCTCACCGCGGGTACGGAAGCGGGCGCTCTCGCCGCCCTCGTCTCCGGGTCCGGCCCGACGACGGCCTTCCTCGCGAAGGACGCGGACGCGGCGGCGGGTATCGCCGAGGCGCTGCTGGCCTCGGGCACCTGCCGCTCGGCCCGGGTCGCCGCGGCCCCGGCGCAGGGCGCGACGATCCTGTAG
- the rsmA gene encoding 16S rRNA (adenine(1518)-N(6)/adenine(1519)-N(6))-dimethyltransferase RsmA, which produces MSTTDPDGPDGTDGPDGTGGPDALLGPADIRELAAALGVRPTKQRGQNFVIDANTVRRIVRTAEVRPDDVVVEVGPGLGSLTLALLEAADRVTAVEIDDVLATALPTTIAARMPERKDRFALVHSDAMKVRELPGPPPTALVANLPYNVAVPVLLHMLERFPTIERTLVMVQSEVADRLAARPGNKVYGVPSVKANWYAEVKRAGAIGRNVFWPAPNVDSGLVSLVRRAEPLKTTASKEEVFAVVDAAFAQRRKTLRAALAGWAGSPAAAEAALVAAGVSPQARGEALTVEEFARIAENREAGK; this is translated from the coding sequence GTGAGCACCACTGATCCCGACGGCCCTGACGGCACCGACGGCCCTGACGGCACCGGCGGACCCGACGCCCTGCTCGGCCCCGCCGACATCCGCGAACTGGCCGCAGCGCTCGGCGTACGCCCGACCAAGCAGCGCGGCCAGAACTTCGTCATCGACGCCAACACGGTCCGCCGGATCGTCCGCACCGCCGAGGTGCGCCCCGACGACGTCGTGGTGGAGGTCGGACCCGGGCTCGGCTCGCTCACCCTCGCGCTGCTGGAGGCCGCGGACCGGGTGACCGCCGTCGAGATCGACGACGTCCTCGCGACCGCGCTGCCCACCACGATCGCCGCGCGGATGCCGGAGCGGAAGGACCGTTTCGCCCTCGTCCACTCCGACGCGATGAAGGTCCGGGAGCTGCCGGGCCCGCCGCCCACCGCGCTCGTCGCCAACCTGCCGTACAACGTCGCGGTGCCCGTCCTGCTGCACATGCTCGAACGCTTCCCGACCATCGAGCGGACGCTGGTCATGGTCCAGTCCGAGGTCGCCGACCGGCTCGCCGCCCGGCCCGGCAACAAGGTCTACGGCGTCCCGTCCGTCAAGGCCAACTGGTACGCGGAGGTCAAGCGCGCCGGAGCGATCGGCCGCAACGTCTTCTGGCCCGCGCCGAACGTCGACTCCGGGCTCGTCTCCCTCGTCCGGCGTGCCGAGCCGCTGAAGACCACGGCGTCCAAGGAGGAGGTCTTCGCCGTCGTCGACGCCGCCTTCGCCCAGCGCCGCAAGACCCTGCGCGCCGCGCTCGCCGGCTGGGCGGGCTCCCCGGCGGCCGCCGAGGCGGCGCTCGTCGCGGCCGGGGTGTCGCCGCAGGCACGGGGCGAGGCCCTGACGGTGGAAGAATTCGCGCGTATCGCGGAGAACCGGGAGGCAGGCAAGTGA